ATATCAGTGTGGCGCATGTGGCCCTGGTGCTCCTGATACTCTATTATGCACGACTATCGCCTTCCCTGGCGGGTGGTATGCTGCTGATCGGGATAATATGCCTTTGGCTGTGGAACCTGATAGCTGCCACGCCCATTGTGATATGGCAGCTGGCACTGGCCATCTTCGTACTGGCATGGATTGGCCAGTTTATCGGTCATAAGATAGAAGGGGCTAAACCATCGTTCTTTAAAGATCTTCAATTTCTGCTGATAGGTCCTGCCTGGTTGCTCAGCTTTATCTACCGCAGAGCAGGAATCAGGTTGTAGAAAAATATAAAGCCCCGATTAAGATCGGGGCTTATTTACCTAAACCTACAACTGTTACACTGTTATTGCAACAATATTTTTATGTGGAAACGATTAATCTGTTAGTGCATGGCGGACGCATCCAGCTTACCTGATTTCTTGGCTTTTACCATCAGTATAAACGGAATGCAGATCAGGAACATCAGCCCCAGGTACAGGAACACATCCATGTACGACATTACCGCTGCCTGTTTCGTGACACTGTAGTCGATTGCCCGGTACCCGCTTTTCAAGGCAGTAGCGGCATCCATTCCTTTCGCAGCAAAACTGTGCGCCATTCCATTTACACGATTCAATACATCCGGGTTGTTGGTATCCAGTTTAGATACGAGATCACTGCGGTGTACCATGTTCTGGCGCGCCATGAAGGTAGTGATCAGTGCCACACCGAAGGAACCGCCCAACTGACGCATCATACCGGTGAAGGCAGCACCCTGGCCTATCTGCTGTCCTTTCAGGGACGACAGTGCCAGTGTGGTGATCGGGATAAAGAGCAGCCCCATACCAACCCCACGCACAATCAACATCCAGAAGAAAGCATCAGAACCGGTATCCGATGGTGTCAGAATCATATATCCCCACAGG
The genomic region above belongs to Chitinophaga sp. 180180018-3 and contains:
- a CDS encoding Mpo1-like protein, whose amino-acid sequence is MKTIQQWLDDYGTSHRNPTNKLIHWICVPAIFFSIVGFLYAIPLPLPGIHAYISVAHVALVLLILYYARLSPSLAGGMLLIGIICLWLWNLIAATPIVIWQLALAIFVLAWIGQFIGHKIEGAKPSFFKDLQFLLIGPAWLLSFIYRRAGIRL